In a single window of the Eshraghiella crossota genome:
- the aguA gene encoding agmatine deiminase, producing the protein MPGEFEPHDGCIMIWPVRQGSWPYNGRDAQKAFMEVAKAIAKSEKVYMLADECHIEEVKNSLKENMEAVIIESDDAWARDVGPTYVVDDKGNRMGINWKFNAWGGSFDGLYMHYDKDDKVASRFLKYTGDMIFDAHPFVLEGGSIHSDGEGTILTTEACLLSKGRNPSMTKNEIEDILLKTLGGKKVLWLPCGIYNDETNEHVDNICVFTRPGRVVLAWTDDKNDPQYEMSRRCEEYLLQQKDAMGRAIEIVKLPIPSTPVLVKESDLQGYVFEEGEDVREAGERLAASYVNFYISNKSVIVPQFGDVNDETAVNILQKEFPGRTVCPVKADVILLGGGNIHCITQQIPKGGK; encoded by the coding sequence ATGCCCGGCGAATTTGAACCCCATGACGGCTGTATTATGATATGGCCCGTGCGACAGGGCAGCTGGCCTTATAACGGCAGAGATGCCCAAAAAGCTTTTATGGAAGTTGCCAAAGCCATTGCTAAAAGTGAAAAAGTATATATGCTTGCGGATGAATGTCATATTGAAGAAGTTAAAAACAGTCTTAAGGAAAATATGGAGGCTGTGATTATAGAAAGCGATGATGCATGGGCAAGAGATGTGGGACCTACCTATGTTGTTGACGATAAAGGCAACAGAATGGGAATTAACTGGAAATTTAACGCATGGGGAGGCAGCTTTGACGGGCTTTATATGCATTATGACAAAGATGACAAGGTAGCTTCCCGGTTTTTAAAGTATACAGGAGATATGATTTTTGACGCCCATCCTTTTGTACTTGAAGGCGGTTCGATTCACAGCGACGGAGAAGGCACAATTCTTACTACGGAAGCATGTCTTTTAAGCAAGGGCCGTAATCCTTCAATGACCAAAAATGAGATTGAGGATATACTTCTTAAAACACTCGGCGGCAAAAAAGTTCTCTGGCTCCCTTGCGGTATATATAATGATGAGACTAATGAGCATGTTGACAACATATGTGTATTTACAAGACCGGGCAGAGTAGTGCTTGCGTGGACTGATGATAAAAATGATCCTCAATATGAGATGAGCAGAAGATGTGAAGAATATCTTTTACAACAAAAAGATGCAATGGGAAGAGCTATTGAGATTGTTAAACTGCCGATTCCTTCAACTCCTGTCCTTGTTAAAGAAAGTGACCTCCAAGGATATGTGTTTGAAGAAGGCGAGGATGTGAGAGAAGCAGGAGAACGGCTGGCTGCCAGTTATGTTAATTTCTATATATCCAATAAAAGTGTTATTGTTCCACAATTTGGTGATGTTAATGATGAAACAGCGGTTAATATTCTGCAAAAGGAATTTCCCGGCAGGACGGTATGCCCTGTCAAAGCAGATGTGATTTTGCTTGGAGGAGGAAATATTCATTGCATTACCCAACAGATTCCTAAAGGAGGAAAATAA
- a CDS encoding Rpn family recombination-promoting nuclease/putative transposase, producing the protein MGQKDILLKDYFTPDIFADAINAILYDGKSVVTPERMRTIDIETQRVEDENGNVTADTRLRDSAKVVEVDDAIYCLFAIEHQSVEDYTMPLRIMEYDVREYLRQVKSNKGVQVRIKPIITIVMYWKADKWNQPVSVKDMFDKNTVRWLEYNGLGGYIQDYRMHLFEPGTVKEEDLEKFKTELKDVIAYVKYSKSTEALKDYNEKYKPDLTKSTVTLINELTNSKYVFIEGKERLDMCEAFEGLIEEGRAKGKAEELKEKYKSWVTLSNNLKKRGMSNPEIASLLGVPETELQKAFKMIKEEKTEKMNMK; encoded by the coding sequence GTGGGACAGAAAGACATTTTATTAAAAGATTATTTTACTCCGGACATATTTGCGGACGCAATTAACGCAATATTGTATGACGGAAAGAGTGTGGTAACACCCGAAAGGATGCGTACCATAGATATAGAAACCCAGCGTGTGGAGGATGAAAACGGAAATGTAACCGCAGATACAAGGCTGAGGGATTCGGCAAAGGTAGTTGAAGTAGATGATGCCATATACTGCCTGTTTGCCATTGAACACCAGTCCGTTGAGGATTACACAATGCCGCTACGTATAATGGAATACGATGTAAGGGAATATTTAAGGCAGGTAAAGAGTAACAAAGGCGTGCAGGTCCGGATAAAGCCAATCATCACGATTGTAATGTACTGGAAAGCCGATAAATGGAACCAGCCTGTAAGCGTAAAAGACATGTTTGATAAGAATACGGTCAGATGGCTTGAATACAACGGACTTGGAGGATATATCCAGGATTACAGGATGCACCTGTTTGAACCCGGAACCGTAAAAGAAGAAGATCTTGAAAAATTCAAAACAGAACTTAAAGATGTTATTGCCTATGTGAAATACAGTAAAAGCACAGAAGCACTTAAAGACTACAACGAGAAATATAAGCCGGACTTAACCAAAAGTACAGTAACATTGATTAATGAACTTACAAACAGCAAATATGTATTTATCGAAGGGAAGGAGAGACTCGATATGTGCGAAGCATTTGAAGGATTAATAGAAGAAGGCAGAGCTAAGGGAAAAGCTGAAGAACTAAAGGAAAAATACAAATCATGGGTAACATTAAGCAACAATCTAAAAAAGAGAGGCATGAGTAATCCTGAAATTGCTTCTTTACTTGGTGTACCGGAAACTGAATTGCAAAAGGCATTTAAGATGATTAAAGAAGAAAAAACAGAGAAAATGAATATGAAATGA
- a CDS encoding nitrilase-related carbon-nitrogen hydrolase produces the protein MRKVCVASIQMKCSREVNENILTADRLVRTAAEKGAEIILLPELFERQYFCQERRYEYYGFAKPVEDNDAVKHFLPVSEELNIVLPLSIYEKDGNVLYNTVVVLDCGKILGIYRKTHIPDDHFYQEKFYFTPGNTGFVTFKTTYGQIGIGICWDQWFPETARCLTLNGAELLFYPTAIGSEPILNCDSMKHWRNVMKGHAAANIIPVIAANRYGLEEVTPCDANGNQSSSLEFYGSGFITDATGELLCESGRKGDDIILQEFDLDEIAAMRLEWGLFRDRRPECYEKILK, from the coding sequence ATGAGAAAAGTATGTGTTGCTTCCATTCAGATGAAGTGCAGCAGGGAAGTTAATGAAAATATTCTTACGGCAGACAGACTTGTAAGGACTGCCGCAGAAAAAGGAGCAGAAATTATTCTGCTTCCTGAACTTTTTGAGAGACAATATTTTTGCCAGGAAAGACGATATGAGTACTACGGATTTGCAAAACCGGTTGAGGATAATGATGCAGTAAAACATTTTCTGCCTGTGTCTGAGGAACTAAATATTGTTCTGCCATTGAGTATTTATGAAAAGGACGGAAATGTTCTGTATAATACTGTTGTGGTACTTGACTGCGGAAAAATACTTGGAATTTACAGGAAAACACATATTCCGGATGACCATTTTTATCAGGAAAAATTTTATTTTACTCCGGGAAATACAGGATTTGTGACATTTAAAACAACTTACGGACAGATAGGAATTGGTATATGCTGGGACCAGTGGTTTCCGGAAACAGCAAGGTGCCTCACACTTAATGGGGCAGAGCTTTTATTTTATCCTACGGCGATTGGCAGTGAACCTATCCTTAACTGTGACAGCATGAAGCACTGGCGTAATGTTATGAAAGGTCATGCCGCAGCTAATATTATTCCTGTTATAGCAGCCAACAGATACGGCCTTGAAGAAGTAACGCCGTGTGATGCCAACGGAAACCAGAGTTCTTCACTGGAGTTTTACGGTTCCGGATTTATTACTGATGCTACGGGCGAACTGCTCTGTGAGTCGGGAAGAAAAGGCGATGACATTATTTTACAGGAATTTGACCTTGATGAAATAGCCGCAATGCGACTTGAGTGGGGACTTTTCAGAGACAGAAGACCGGAATGTTACGAAAAAATATTGAAATAA
- a CDS encoding aminotransferase class I/II-fold pyridoxal phosphate-dependent enzyme: MDLEKQKHAPICDALERFKKKRVVPFDVPGHKRGRGNPELCDLLGEQCVGLDVNSMKPLDNLCNPVSVISEAEELMADAFNAAGAFLMVGGTTSAVQAMVLSVCKEGDKIILPRNVHKSVINALILCGAVPVYVNPTTHPEIGISLGVPVDKMQKAIEENPDAVAVLINNPTYYGICSDLKSLTDLAHSHGMKVLCDEAHGTHLYFGSNLPISGMAAGADLAAVSMHKSGGSLTQSSVLLTGQNMDKGLVRQIINLTQTTSASYLLLSSLDLSRRNLALRGKECFDKVVEMAEYAREEINRIGGYYAYGRELVDGVNVFDYDVTKLCIYTRNIGLTGIEVYDLLRDEYDIQIEFGDLGSIMAYISIGDRLRDIERLVGALEDIKRLYAKDGSNLACVDFIEPEVVKSPKQSFYAEKVSMPLSKSAGNVCGEFVMCYPPGIPILAPGELITDEIIEHIVFSKEKGCSLQGAADPDVENIRVLK; the protein is encoded by the coding sequence ATGGATTTGGAAAAACAGAAGCATGCGCCTATATGTGATGCACTGGAAAGATTTAAGAAAAAGAGAGTAGTACCTTTTGATGTTCCGGGACATAAGAGAGGAAGAGGTAATCCGGAATTATGTGATTTACTTGGAGAACAATGTGTAGGACTTGATGTGAACAGCATGAAGCCTCTTGATAATCTTTGCAATCCGGTGTCAGTAATTTCAGAAGCAGAAGAACTGATGGCAGATGCCTTTAATGCGGCAGGAGCATTTCTGATGGTTGGAGGGACAACAAGTGCTGTACAGGCGATGGTTTTGTCTGTATGTAAAGAAGGAGACAAAATTATTTTACCGCGAAACGTACATAAAAGCGTGATTAATGCACTGATTTTATGCGGGGCGGTACCTGTTTATGTTAATCCTACAACACATCCTGAGATTGGTATATCGCTTGGGGTACCTGTGGATAAGATGCAAAAGGCAATAGAAGAAAATCCTGATGCTGTGGCGGTGCTTATTAACAATCCCACATATTACGGAATCTGCAGTGATTTGAAATCATTAACCGATTTGGCACATAGCCATGGGATGAAAGTACTGTGTGACGAAGCGCACGGAACACATCTTTACTTTGGAAGTAATTTACCAATATCGGGCATGGCGGCAGGGGCAGACCTTGCGGCGGTATCCATGCACAAATCGGGTGGAAGCCTGACGCAAAGTTCCGTGCTTTTGACGGGACAAAATATGGACAAAGGACTTGTAAGACAGATAATTAATCTTACTCAGACAACGTCGGCAAGTTATTTACTTTTATCAAGTCTTGACCTTAGCAGACGTAATCTTGCCCTGCGTGGAAAAGAATGTTTTGACAAAGTTGTTGAGATGGCAGAATATGCGAGAGAAGAAATTAACAGAATCGGTGGATATTATGCATACGGGCGTGAACTTGTGGATGGTGTTAATGTTTTTGATTATGACGTTACCAAGCTTTGCATATATACAAGGAATATCGGGCTCACGGGAATAGAAGTGTATGATTTGCTCAGGGATGAGTATGATATTCAGATTGAATTCGGGGACCTTGGAAGCATTATGGCATACATCTCAATCGGCGACAGGTTAAGGGATATTGAGAGATTGGTAGGTGCATTGGAGGATATAAAAAGACTTTATGCAAAGGATGGAAGCAACCTTGCATGTGTAGATTTTATAGAGCCTGAAGTTGTAAAAAGCCCTAAACAGTCATTTTATGCAGAGAAGGTTTCAATGCCGCTTTCAAAAAGTGCAGGAAATGTCTGTGGTGAATTCGTAATGTGTTATCCACCGGGAATTCCAATACTTGCACCGGGAGAACTGATAACAGATGAGATAATTGAACATATTGTTTTTTCAAAAGAAAAAGGCTGCAGCCTTCAGGGTGCGGCTGACCCGGATGTGGAAAATATCAGGGTTTTAAAATAA
- the nspC gene encoding carboxynorspermidine decarboxylase, whose protein sequence is MKINELPTPCYVIDENIIEENCKVLADVMKKTGCHVLLAQKAFSNYALYPLIGKYLSGTTASGLYEARLGREEMGRENHVFAPAYKDEDMDELVKICDHIVFNSISQLEKHKEKCRNVSIGIRVNPEFSTQNGHEIYDPCGKGSRLGVTADLLRNADLTGIDGLHFHTLCEQNSDDLKKTLDVVEEKFDFLLRKVKWVNFGGGHHITRKDYDVELLCDCITHIKEKYNVKVYIEPGEAVALNAGYFITTVLDKVKNSGITCLILDGSAACHMPDVLEMPYTPPLSEGSIIETPEKEFDYRLGGNTCLAGDIIGNYRFDHDVQIGERLTFCDMAIYSMVKNNTFNGIPLPSIYSMDRNGDCRLIKSFGYNDFKERLS, encoded by the coding sequence GTGAAAATTAACGAGTTACCAACACCCTGCTATGTTATAGATGAAAATATCATAGAGGAAAACTGCAAAGTTCTTGCAGATGTTATGAAAAAAACAGGCTGTCATGTGCTTCTGGCACAGAAAGCGTTTTCCAATTATGCCTTGTATCCGCTGATTGGAAAGTATTTATCAGGAACAACTGCCAGCGGACTTTATGAAGCAAGACTTGGCAGAGAAGAAATGGGCAGGGAAAACCATGTTTTTGCTCCGGCATATAAGGATGAGGATATGGATGAACTTGTAAAAATATGTGACCATATTGTATTTAATTCCATATCCCAGTTAGAAAAACACAAAGAAAAATGCAGAAACGTCAGCATAGGAATACGTGTTAATCCTGAATTTTCAACGCAGAATGGACACGAAATTTATGACCCTTGCGGAAAAGGAAGCCGCCTTGGTGTGACTGCGGACCTGCTTAGAAATGCAGATTTAACCGGAATTGACGGACTCCATTTTCATACGCTTTGTGAGCAGAATTCGGATGATTTGAAGAAAACACTTGATGTTGTTGAAGAAAAGTTTGATTTCCTTCTTAGGAAGGTTAAATGGGTAAATTTTGGCGGTGGACATCATATTACAAGAAAAGACTATGATGTGGAGCTTTTATGTGACTGTATTACCCATATAAAAGAAAAATATAATGTCAAAGTATATATTGAACCGGGAGAAGCGGTTGCACTTAATGCAGGGTATTTTATCACAACGGTGCTTGATAAGGTTAAAAACAGCGGAATAACCTGCCTTATTCTTGACGGAAGTGCGGCCTGCCATATGCCGGATGTGCTTGAAATGCCGTACACACCACCATTATCAGAAGGTAGCATTATAGAGACTCCGGAAAAAGAATTTGACTACAGGCTTGGCGGAAATACCTGTCTTGCCGGTGACATTATCGGTAATTACAGATTTGACCATGATGTTCAGATTGGCGAACGCCTGACTTTTTGTGATATGGCGATTTATTCCATGGTAAAAAATAATACATTTAACGGGATACCGCTTCCATCCATATATTCAATGGATAGAAACGGGGATTGCCGTCTGATAAAATCTTTTGGATATAATGACTTTAAAGAAAGGCTTTCATAG
- a CDS encoding NCS2 family permease, translated as MGKLFKLKENGTTVRTEIVAGLTTFMTMAYIIALNPNLLTAFGANGGTELWNGVFLATCIASAIGMFVMAFLANKPFALAPGMGLNSFFAIVVSNIVSITGLSYTESFQAGLCIILIEGIIFFILSVLNVREKIVQAIPLGVRLGIAPAIGLMLMNIGFGSNAGIYSDKGGPFYVMRDFFGSLTPGLARDTMGSGYSAMVLAVVTMFIGLFVIIILAHKKVKGAVLLGMLASCVIYWAGEAIFLDTNPFASLKGASFVPPFADMAETTLFKFNFSGFVEIGWFTAITLIITFCIIDMFDTIGTLVGTASRAGMVDENGEMPNMKQALISDAVATVVGSATGTSTVTTFVESASGVEAGGRTGLTALVTGILFLACMFIAPIAAIIPPAATSAALIYVGILMISGLKKINFDDMTQTVPVALMLISMPISGSIGHGIGLGLIAYTVIKLFTGKAKEVSVLTYIISIIFLIKFFLVVSV; from the coding sequence ATGGGAAAACTTTTTAAACTCAAAGAGAATGGTACTACTGTTCGTACTGAGATAGTTGCAGGTCTTACCACATTTATGACAATGGCTTATATCATTGCATTAAATCCTAACCTGTTAACGGCTTTTGGTGCCAATGGTGGAACAGAGTTATGGAACGGTGTGTTCCTCGCAACATGTATTGCTTCTGCAATCGGTATGTTCGTAATGGCATTTCTTGCCAACAAGCCTTTTGCCCTTGCACCGGGTATGGGACTTAACAGCTTTTTTGCTATAGTTGTAAGTAATATTGTTTCAATTACTGGATTAAGTTACACTGAATCATTTCAGGCTGGACTTTGCATAATCCTTATTGAAGGTATTATTTTCTTTATTCTTTCTGTACTTAATGTACGTGAGAAAATTGTTCAGGCAATTCCTTTGGGAGTACGACTTGGTATTGCTCCGGCAATCGGTCTTATGCTTATGAACATTGGTTTTGGTTCTAATGCGGGTATTTATAGTGATAAGGGTGGCCCTTTCTATGTAATGAGAGACTTTTTCGGTTCATTAACACCGGGTCTTGCAAGAGATACAATGGGCTCAGGTTACTCAGCAATGGTTTTAGCTGTAGTGACAATGTTTATCGGATTATTTGTTATCATTATACTTGCTCATAAGAAAGTTAAAGGTGCCGTTTTACTTGGTATGCTTGCTTCTTGTGTTATCTATTGGGCAGGCGAAGCTATCTTCCTTGATACTAATCCATTTGCATCACTTAAGGGTGCTTCTTTTGTACCTCCATTCGCAGATATGGCGGAGACAACCTTATTCAAGTTCAATTTTTCAGGATTTGTTGAAATTGGATGGTTTACAGCAATTACGCTGATAATTACATTCTGTATTATCGATATGTTTGATACAATCGGAACTCTTGTGGGAACAGCTTCAAGAGCCGGTATGGTTGATGAAAATGGCGAGATGCCTAACATGAAGCAGGCATTGATTTCAGATGCTGTAGCAACAGTAGTAGGCTCTGCAACAGGTACTTCTACAGTTACAACATTCGTAGAATCAGCTTCAGGTGTTGAAGCCGGCGGACGTACAGGTCTTACAGCTTTGGTAACAGGTATTCTTTTCCTTGCATGTATGTTTATTGCACCTATTGCAGCAATTATTCCACCTGCCGCTACATCAGCAGCGCTCATCTATGTTGGTATCCTTATGATTAGTGGTCTTAAGAAAATTAACTTTGATGATATGACACAGACAGTTCCTGTAGCACTTATGTTAATTTCAATGCCTATATCAGGATCTATCGGACATGGTATTGGATTAGGATTAATTGCTTACACAGTAATTAAATTATTCACAGGTAAGGCTAAGGAAGTTTCAGTTCTTACTTATATAATTTCAATTATATTCCTTATTAAATTTTTCCTTGTTGTTAGCGTGTAA
- a CDS encoding flagellin yields MVVQHNLTAMNSNRMLGVTTSTQAKSTEKLSSGYKINRAADDAAGLSISEKMRKQIRGLTQASSNAQDGISAVQTAEGALNEVQDMLQRMNELAVKAANGTNSEDDRNYIQDEVNQLIKEIDRVSTTTKFNETYLLKGDDTTAATVADAAAAEGTAGAAQTYDIDFAGKITAPAEGKSDVSFKVGSKTYSITVEAGDDANKIGGKIKDALNNNKYSDKVGGDYTATNAGAKITLTAAKNGVIAADDKLSATANKDVTLKASGILTLSLHVGADSTSDNQISVDIKQMSADVLGLKTGKSSTTAAENDTLLVNGSNDDNARKAIDTIASALQEVSKQRSALGAAQNRLEHTIANLDNVVENTTSAESSIRDTDMATEMVKYSNNNILAQAGQAMLAQANQSNQGVLSLLQ; encoded by the coding sequence ATGGTAGTACAGCACAATTTAACAGCTATGAACTCTAACAGAATGTTAGGAGTAACAACAAGCACACAGGCAAAATCAACAGAGAAGTTATCATCAGGTTATAAGATTAACAGAGCAGCCGATGATGCAGCAGGACTTTCAATTTCTGAAAAGATGAGAAAGCAGATTCGTGGACTTACACAGGCTTCTTCAAACGCACAGGATGGTATCAGTGCAGTGCAGACAGCAGAAGGTGCATTAAATGAAGTTCAGGATATGTTACAGAGAATGAACGAACTTGCAGTTAAGGCAGCTAACGGAACTAACTCAGAAGATGACAGAAATTACATCCAGGATGAAGTTAACCAGCTCATCAAGGAAATCGACAGAGTATCAACAACAACCAAGTTCAACGAGACATACCTCTTAAAGGGGGATGATACTACAGCAGCAACTGTTGCAGATGCAGCAGCAGCTGAAGGAACAGCAGGTGCAGCTCAGACATATGATATTGATTTCGCTGGTAAAATCACAGCACCAGCAGAAGGTAAATCAGACGTTTCATTTAAGGTTGGAAGCAAGACTTATTCTATCACAGTAGAAGCCGGTGATGATGCCAACAAGATTGGTGGAAAGATTAAGGATGCCCTTAACAATAATAAGTACTCTGATAAGGTTGGCGGTGATTATACAGCAACTAATGCCGGTGCTAAGATTACACTTACAGCAGCTAAGAATGGTGTAATAGCAGCAGATGACAAGTTATCAGCAACAGCGAACAAAGATGTAACATTAAAGGCATCAGGAATCCTTACACTTAGTCTTCATGTTGGTGCAGATTCAACATCGGACAACCAGATTAGTGTAGATATCAAGCAGATGTCAGCAGATGTACTTGGATTAAAGACAGGCAAGTCATCAACAACAGCAGCAGAGAACGATACCCTTCTTGTAAATGGATCAAATGATGATAATGCAAGAAAAGCAATCGATACAATCGCATCAGCACTTCAGGAAGTATCTAAGCAGCGTTCAGCACTTGGTGCAGCTCAGAACCGTCTCGAGCATACAATCGCTAACCTTGACAACGTTGTTGAAAATACAACAAGCGCTGAATCATCAATCCGTGATACAGATATGGCAACAGAGATGGTTAAGTACTCTAACAACAACATCCTTGCACAGGCAGGTCAGGCAATGCTTGCACAGGCTAACCAGTCTAACCAGGGTGTATTATCATTACTTCAGTAA
- a CDS encoding saccharopine dehydrogenase family protein: protein MARLLIIGCGGVAGVAIAKCCQNSEVFTDICIASRTVSKCEAVKEKLAPHTKTRITTAKVDADNVEELVALIKEYGPTAVLNVALPYQDLTIMDACLEAGVDYIDTANYEPEDTMDKVWREKYEKRCKEEGFSAYFDYSYQWAYEDKFRNAGLTALLGTGFDPGVTSVYTAYALKHYFDEIHTIDILDCNGGDHGYPFATNFNPEVNLREVSAPGSYWENGKWIEVPAMSIKREYDFPQVGMKDMYLLHHEEIESLAKNIPGVKRIRFFMTFGQSYLTHMKCLEDVGMLSTEPVMHNGQEIVPIQFLKTLLPDPASLGERTVGKTNIGCIFNGVKDGKEKTIYIYNVCDHQECYKEVGSQAISYTTGVPAMIGAMLVCQGIWKKPGVFTTEQFDPDPYMEALNRFGLPWVVDENPATVE from the coding sequence ATGGCTAGATTATTAATTATCGGATGCGGTGGAGTTGCAGGAGTTGCAATAGCAAAATGTTGTCAGAACAGTGAGGTATTTACGGATATCTGTATTGCCAGCAGGACGGTTTCAAAATGTGAGGCGGTTAAAGAAAAACTTGCACCACATACTAAGACAAGAATTACAACAGCTAAAGTTGACGCAGATAATGTTGAAGAACTTGTTGCACTTATTAAAGAGTATGGACCAACGGCAGTTCTTAATGTGGCATTGCCTTATCAGGATCTTACAATAATGGATGCATGCCTTGAAGCAGGCGTTGATTATATTGACACTGCTAATTATGAACCGGAGGATACAATGGATAAAGTCTGGAGGGAAAAGTATGAAAAAAGGTGCAAAGAAGAAGGCTTCAGTGCATATTTTGATTACAGCTACCAGTGGGCTTATGAAGATAAATTCAGGAACGCCGGACTTACCGCACTTCTTGGAACCGGTTTTGATCCCGGCGTAACAAGTGTGTATACAGCTTATGCCCTGAAACATTATTTTGATGAAATCCATACAATAGATATTCTTGACTGTAACGGTGGTGACCATGGTTATCCTTTTGCAACTAATTTTAATCCCGAAGTTAATTTAAGGGAAGTAAGTGCACCGGGCAGTTATTGGGAAAACGGCAAATGGATTGAAGTGCCTGCCATGAGCATTAAGAGGGAATATGATTTCCCACAGGTAGGAATGAAAGATATGTATCTTCTGCACCACGAGGAAATAGAATCCCTTGCTAAAAATATTCCGGGAGTAAAAAGAATCCGTTTCTTTATGACATTCGGACAGAGCTACCTTACCCACATGAAATGTCTTGAAGACGTGGGAATGTTGTCAACGGAACCGGTTATGCATAATGGACAGGAAATAGTTCCAATCCAGTTTCTTAAAACACTTCTTCCTGACCCGGCTTCACTTGGAGAGAGAACAGTTGGCAAAACTAATATAGGATGTATTTTTAACGGCGTTAAAGATGGTAAAGAAAAGACAATTTACATCTATAATGTCTGTGACCATCAGGAATGTTATAAGGAAGTGGGAAGTCAGGCAATCAGTTATACTACAGGAGTACCGGCTATGATTGGAGCAATGCTTGTATGTCAGGGAATATGGAAAAAACCTGGTGTATTCACCACTGAACAGTTTGACCCGGATCCATATATGGAGGCCCTTAACAGGTTCGGACTTCCTTGGGTTGTTGATGAGAATCCTGCAACTGTAGAATAA
- the speE gene encoding polyamine aminopropyltransferase, with amino-acid sequence MAGKKAEMWFSDYQTENVCLDIRIEKELYSGQSEYQRIEILQSESFGRILVLDGSIVFSEADEFIYNEMVTHVPMSVHPDVKKVLIIGGGDGGVCTEFTAYPEIEEIDVVEPDEELVEVCMKYFPDTARGLNDERVHIYHQDGLRFLRGRKGEYDIIINDSTDPFGHTEGLFTKEFYGICYQALKEDGIMVYQHGSPFFDEDESAFRSMHRKVYRSFPISRVYQAHVPTCASGYWMFGFASKKYHPLNDFDSKRWEERHLKTWYYTTNLHLGAFMLPKYVEDLLEQEEKENG; translated from the coding sequence ATGGCAGGGAAAAAAGCAGAAATGTGGTTCTCTGATTATCAGACAGAAAATGTCTGCCTTGATATCAGAATTGAAAAAGAGCTTTATTCGGGACAAAGTGAATATCAGCGTATAGAAATACTGCAATCTGAATCTTTTGGCAGAATACTTGTTCTTGATGGAAGCATTGTATTTTCAGAAGCAGATGAATTTATATATAACGAGATGGTTACGCATGTACCGATGTCGGTACATCCCGATGTTAAAAAAGTGCTTATAATAGGCGGTGGTGACGGAGGCGTATGCACCGAATTTACAGCATATCCCGAAATTGAAGAAATAGATGTTGTTGAGCCCGATGAAGAACTCGTAGAGGTATGTATGAAATATTTTCCGGATACGGCAAGAGGCCTTAATGACGAAAGGGTGCATATATATCATCAGGACGGGCTTAGGTTTCTGCGAGGCAGAAAAGGAGAATATGACATAATTATAAATGATTCTACAGACCCGTTTGGACACACGGAAGGACTTTTTACTAAAGAATTTTATGGAATATGTTATCAGGCACTTAAGGAAGATGGAATAATGGTTTATCAGCATGGAAGCCCCTTCTTTGATGAAGATGAATCAGCATTCCGTTCAATGCACAGGAAAGTATACAGAAGTTTTCCTATAAGCAGGGTATATCAGGCGCATGTGCCTACATGTGCCAGCGGCTACTGGATGTTTGGTTTTGCCAGTAAAAAATATCACCCGCTTAATGATTTTGATTCAAAAAGATGGGAAGAGAGACATCTTAAAACATGGTATTACACAACTAATCTTCACCTTGGAGCTTTTATGCTGCCAAAATATGTTGAGGATTTATTAGAACAGGAGGAAAAAGAGAATGGCTAG